TTGCATATCATTATGGCGGAGAAACAGGCAGGGGGCGAAATGCGGAATTCGGAAAGGCAAGGTTGAAAGTCATTTCAGACCGCGGCATACTGAACGGAGTGCCAGGCGAGTTCACTGTCTGGGAGTCACACAGTGATGAAGTGAAGAAGCCGCCTGAAGGTTTCGAAGTGCTTGCGAGAACAGAGGACTGCCCGGTCGAGGCAATGATGTCAAAGAGCAGGCCGCTGTACGGCATACAGTTCCATCCGGAAGTTGAGGAGACGGAAAACGGTGTAAGGATATTCGCAAATTTTCTGAGGGAAGTGGCGCGTTGGAAGTCAGCA
This sequence is a window from Candidatus Sysuiplasma acidicola. Protein-coding genes within it:
- a CDS encoding GMP synthase subunit A, whose protein sequence is MNIVVVDNGGQWTHREYRVIRDLGAAVRIVPNTSDPSIIGDADGLVLSGGSPSVGREPEKMGREGELLDAFDGPVLGICAGHHFIAYHYGGETGRGRNAEFGKARLKVISDRGILNGVPGEFTVWESHSDEVKKPPEGFEVLARTEDCPVEAMMSKSRPLYGIQFHPEVEETENGVRIFANFLREVARWKSAGK